TACTCAGTGCATCAAACAAGCTGAAGAGCATACGGAAAACTCAAGTAGCTTGGGAGCATGTCCTGAGCAGATTAGATCTAGTCTTCTACGCAGACCCTCTTCTGCTAGATGGGGCTTATGCCAGCTATCAACACCTCCCTTCAAGTATCCAGCAATGCTTTCTTTACTGCTCACTGTTCCTAGTTCATAGCTTTACTCCTGAAGAACTGGCAGACATGTTTATTGCTGACGAGTTCATAAAACTGACAAGCAGCAAATCTGACATGCATCTGTACTTCTCCAAGATAATGACAGAACACTTCTATGATGTAGTGCAGAAATATCGACACAGAGGAAAAACTGTTTACAAGATGCATCCTGGGATGCAATTTCTTGCACAAAGGATCAGCAGGGGTTTCCACTTAGCAATAGATGCTAGGAGGGAAATAATTTGGCCTTCGTACAACGCCAGGTGTCTCTCCTTACTTGTTGATTCTAAAACCAGTAAGCTTCCACCAGAATTGTTTGAATTGGCAAGTTTGAGGACCCTGATATTGCTCAGAGATGAAAACATGCTTTTGTCTGATAAGAAATGTGCGATCACAGATATCCCAGCAGAGTTTTGCCGACGTATGACAGCTTTGCGTGTACTGCATATGCAATCTTGCAGGATCAAGAGGGTTCCTAGGGTAATTGATATGCTACAAAAATTAACCTATATCAATCTTTCTCACAATGATATTGAGATCGTACCAGAATCAATTAGCAACCTCCGGTTTTTGACGCACTTGAACCTTTCACGAACCGAGATCGCTGAATTGCCAGAATCAGTTGGAAAGATGCAATCCTTGCAGGTGTTGGACCTATCTCACTGTGAAAAACTTCTTGGCTTGCATGAAGCTATGAGTAACCTCGTGAATCTGCATATTCTAAACCTTGAAGGCTGTCACTACCTTGCAGTTTTGCCCAGAGACATGAAAAACTTGAAAAGTCTTACCTACCTAAACATTCTTGAATGTCCTTTACTAACTCAAATGCCTCGTCACATGAACCAACTTGAAAGCCTCAAGATATTGCCAAGATACATTGCAGCGGAAATTCCCAAACATACAATCTCAGAGCTACGTCCTTTAGTTAATTTGAAGGAACTCGGTGTTCAGAACATGGAAAATGTTTCTTTGGCTGACATCAGAAATGCAACCCTGCAAGGCAAACACAAGCTCGAGTCACTAGCATTGAGTTGGACTGCACATCGCACAAATCCTGAAGATAGTTCAAGAGCACAGCAAATACTTGAACATCTCAAACCAAATCATGGTTTGAAAGTGTTACAAATCTTTTCCTACCCAGGGAGGAAACTTCCAACATGGATAACCAGCAGAGCATCTTACCTAAAATTACTTACTGAGATCAAGCTGGTAAATCTGGCTTGTGAAAGCCTACCACAACTGGGGCAATTACCTCTCCTCAAGATTGTTGAAGTGAGCGGAATAGATGCTGTCACGTGTGTAGACGACACATTCTGTGGCGACAATGGCACATTTGCCTCATTGGAGAAACTCTCATTCTTTCACATGCCTAACCTAGAAACCTGGCTACCATCACAGAGAGAAGCACTTTTTCCTCGCCTTCAAGAATTGACAATCACCCAATGCCCAAAATTCAGAGCAGTGCATGTAAAACTCCAAGCTATTAAAAGCTTGACTATGCTGATGAACAATGAGAAGTTGATTGGGTGTAGAGGGTCACTCCAGGGTTTGTCTCAGAATTTAAGGTCTCTGTCAATTTCTCTGTGTGAAGAGCTATTAGAATGTTCTGAATGTGAGGGGTTGCATGAACTTCATGGGCTCGAGGAACTTCAGATTTCAAGGTGCACAGAGTTTATTTCTTTACCCTATGGTATGAGGCATTTGTCACTCCTCCGGAGTTTGACTAtaacaaaatgcaaaaaattaGAGACCTTGCCTGAATGGTTGAAGAATCTCACTTCTCTGAGATCCTTGTGCATATCTGACTGTCCAAATCTGCACATTCCCGAGAGTTTGAAAGATTTGCCGTAtctccaaattagttttgaGTGAGGCCTATCAGTTTCCCTTTCTGGTAATCTGTTTATGTGACAGGAGCAATGAATGGTTCTGGGTACCTTCTGATGTTCCTTGTTTTAGGGGGTTTTTATTACCCTAAATACAAGAGAATGTGTGGTTTTTCCCTAGTACCAACTTTATGAGATTAACTGCTTCAAGATGGTTTCCAGATGTTCATCATTCAGTTTCCAGATGGTTCAACTGCTTGAAGACGGAAATCATTGAGCATATATAGCATTAGGCTAGGATAGTTCTCAATATGCTGTTCGTGATTGACTCGATTTAGTGGCTTCTGTAACCTAAGCGTCTGTATCATCCCTTGCATCCCTGTCCGTTGCACTTCGAGTCCTCTGCTCTGTGTGTACCTTGTATATATTTGTACATATTTTCTCTGCCAGAACCTCGCCTACAGACTTCTTTCGAAAATATGATATTACATTAAGAAGAATTTAATCTTATTAGTGTCAGCACACGAATTGAAGATATACCCAactcaaagaaaaatataaggTATGCTCAGTGAACAGTGTGTCATGTTGAATAACTAGTGACATCACTATCGGTATTTATACTTCTGTATTTCATGGAGCAGCTTGATTTTAGAAAGCACGCTTCCATTCAGCTCTAAACCACCTGCATGTTCTTTTGGTTTCCACTTCTTGTTTGGTGAATTATATATTTGAGCGATAGTTTTTTCCCACAAATAGGAGCTCTGAGATTTCTCATTTCCCTAAACAAAGCTGTAGTAGCATGAATGCAATATACCCATTAGGGACATATTAACTAGCGGGAGTATGAGAGAACTATGTGGTTCATGAAAACGGCAACAGGtgacaaaatgaaatgaatgagTGGCTTAACTCAATTACCAACCTCCCACATCTCTTCTCCCTGGCGTGGGTGTGCGTGCGCTGCAGCTTATGCTGATATATGCTCTAGTCTTGCTTTCTGCCTGTCACACACTTTCCCCTGCTTGCTCAAAGACACGCCACCAATTCTTCCAAATATCCAAGTCTTGTCAGGTACAAGCATGTTTCCTATTTCTTGCCAGATGGTTTCCCTTGTGTGGCCATGTTCCATCAATCCATCATGCTGGTCGTCCCTGAAGACACGTGAGATGTAAATTAGCTGTAATGAATGATTTGCACAAGAGTTTGAATGATTTGTCATATCTCCAAATTAGTTTACAGTGAGACCTGTCAGTTTCCCTTTATGGTAAACTGTTTATGTAACAGGAGCAGAATGGTTCTGGGTACCTTCAGAtgttccttgttttttttgccCTAAATACAATGCATGGTTTTTCAACTGCTTCAAGACGGATATaaatgaactaaaacaacgacaagaacttaggatcggaggtagtattaCTTAAGGATAGTTCTCGATCTGCTCTTCGTGATTTGCTAGATTTAGTGGCGTCTGTATCCTGCCTTGTATCCCTGTCCATTGCTCTTTCAGTCCTCTGCTCTGTGTGTACCTTGTATATATTTGTACATGTTTTCTCTGTCAAGCCTCTCCTGCAGACTTCTTTCAAAATTATGATATTACATTGAGAAGAATTTGAGCTTCTTACTACCACCACAAGAAACTGAAGATATACCCCACTCAAATTAAAATATAAGGAATGCTCAGTGAACAATGTTCCATGTTGAATAACTAGTGACGTCACTATCAGTATTTACTTCTGAACTTCATGGAGCAGCTTGATTTTAGAAATCTGCTTCCATTCATCTCTAAACTACCAgcatgttcttttcttttccactTCTTGTTTGGTGAATTATATATTTGAGCGATAGTTTTTTGGCACAAATAGGAGCTCTGAGACTTCCCATTTCCCTAAACAAAGCTGTAGTAACATGAATGCAATATACCCATTAGGAACATATTAACTAGCTGGAATATGAAAGAACTACACGGTTCATGAAATCGGCAACAGGtgacaaaatgaaatgaatgagTGGCTTAACTCAATTACCAACCTCCCACATCTCTTCTCCCTGGCGTGGGTGTGCATGCGCTGCAGCTTATGCTGATATATGCTCTAGTCTTGCTTTCTTCCTGTCACACACTCCCCCCCTACTTGCTCAAAGACCTGCCACCGATTCTTCGAAATATCCAAGTCTCGTCAGGTACACACATGTTTCCTATTTCTTGCCAGATGGTTTCCCTTGTGTGGCCATGTTCCATCGATTCATCATGCTGGCGTCCCTGAAGACACGTGAGATGTAAATTAGCTGTAATGAATGCCTAAGGTCCCTTGTAAATTTTTTGCATCAATTCCGTGAACACTGAGCTTTGCACTGTCAGTTACTCGGGTTCAGGTGAGAAAGAAGGCACTAAAAATAGCTCGCTGCATATGTTTCTTCACACCACACACAAATCAGCACCTCTAGCCGCCGAGAGAGAAgaaccgaaaaaaaaaaaaacaggtctGGTACTGACTGCTTTCCTTGTCCAGCCCGTGCTTGAGCAGGTTACCTTGCCGTCTTGAAGATTGAACCAGGAAAATCCAGAGACCCAGCTCACTGTTGGGCGGCGCCGAACCTCTGATAGATGCA
This is a stretch of genomic DNA from Brachypodium distachyon strain Bd21 chromosome 1, Brachypodium_distachyon_v3.0, whole genome shotgun sequence. It encodes these proteins:
- the LOC104581714 gene encoding putative disease resistance protein RGA1, with the translated sequence MSVEHLLHAMMEKLQSESVKEQGGLLGIGSLLQDLHAQFRMVHGRISSIDKSAVLMVSINNELYLQLLQRLWSLTIDTDNVLDRVSRHLTRKGGPFALQVRSSFILRRLPFRRIIANKIRQAIANLKECYVQTYRTRLAAKSTDIHAPVNCQRTCGMEPEGVLGREKEVDDVLRMMQADQGTVRLSVLPITGMAGIGKTTLAQLVFWHPWVVDTFGDDRIWVLVSRNFNSMAILSRIAEVLTTKQCNIEDSECIVKEKLSGRRFLLVLDDVWDHNLQKWHVLMEVLQSAGKSGSKIIVTSRIPDVVKLTNSLRPYTLHRLLPADSSRLLTQWMENPAELPPRLIPVRKMIAETCGGVPSILLSASNKLKSIRKTQVAWEHVLSRLDLVFYADPLLLDGAYASYQHLPSSIQQCFLYCSLFLVHSFTPEELADMFIADEFIKLTSSKSDMHLYFSKIMTEHFYDVVQKYRHRGKTVYKMHPGMQFLAQRISRGFHLAIDARREIIWPSYNARCLSLLVDSKTSKLPPELFELASLRTLILLRDENMLLSDKKCAITDIPAEFCRRMTALRVLHMQSCRIKRVPRVIDMLQKLTYINLSHNDIEIVPESISNLRFLTHLNLSRTEIAELPESVGKMQSLQVLDLSHCEKLLGLHEAMSNLVNLHILNLEGCHYLAVLPRDMKNLKSLTYLNILECPLLTQMPRHMNQLESLKILPRYIAAEIPKHTISELRPLVNLKELGVQNMENVSLADIRNATLQGKHKLESLALSWTAHRTNPEDSSRAQQILEHLKPNHGLKVLQIFSYPGRKLPTWITSRASYLKLLTEIKLVNLACESLPQLGQLPLLKIVEVSGIDAVTCVDDTFCGDNGTFASLEKLSFFHMPNLETWLPSQREALFPRLQELTITQCPKFRAVHVKLQAIKSLTMLMNNEKLIGCRGSLQGLSQNLRSLSISLCEELLECSECEGLHELHGLEELQISRCTEFISLPYGMRHLSLLRSLTITKCKKLETLPEWLKNLTSLRSLCISDCPNLHIPESLKDLPYLQISFE